A genomic stretch from Petrimonas mucosa includes:
- a CDS encoding hybrid sensor histidine kinase/response regulator — MDIDFSKFTVLAVDDIPTNTLLIKMTLEQSGLRVITAQNAEEAFQLIEQERPDLILLDVLMPGIDGFEMARQLKEHPEHKWVPIIFLTALDSTTDIVKGFQLGADDYVTKPFNKEELMVRVSHQIQLLEAKRTIEQQKKELEEIIAGRDAMYSVIAHDLRMPMATMKMILNVLFLKIKENEHTCNDLLESVQSANEICEELYILLDNLLKWTKSQLGRLKALPQFFYLGEFIKGDVEVAAAHASTKNIGIRFESVNNEETGVYADTDMIKTAVRNLINNAIKYSYRDSEITISIEREADRVICKVADTGCGICEKDQARLLNPATHFTTYGTENESGSGLGLLLTDTFLKLNNGLLFFHSKQGEGSTFGFSLPAHTGK, encoded by the coding sequence ATGGATATCGATTTCTCGAAATTTACCGTACTGGCTGTTGACGATATTCCGACCAACACCCTGCTGATCAAGATGACATTGGAGCAGTCAGGATTGAGGGTGATTACCGCGCAAAATGCGGAAGAGGCTTTCCAACTGATCGAACAGGAGAGACCCGACCTGATATTGCTGGATGTGCTGATGCCCGGCATTGACGGTTTTGAGATGGCCAGACAGCTGAAGGAGCATCCCGAACATAAATGGGTACCCATCATCTTCCTCACTGCACTGGACTCCACCACCGATATTGTGAAGGGATTCCAGCTGGGGGCCGACGATTACGTCACCAAACCGTTCAACAAGGAGGAGCTGATGGTCCGGGTAAGTCATCAGATCCAACTGCTGGAAGCCAAACGCACCATTGAGCAGCAGAAAAAGGAGCTGGAGGAGATCATTGCAGGAAGGGACGCCATGTACTCGGTGATCGCACACGACCTGCGAATGCCGATGGCAACCATGAAAATGATCCTCAACGTGCTATTTCTCAAAATAAAGGAGAATGAGCATACCTGCAATGATCTGTTAGAGTCGGTACAGAGTGCCAACGAAATTTGCGAAGAGCTCTACATCCTGCTCGACAACCTGCTGAAATGGACCAAGAGCCAGCTGGGAAGGTTAAAAGCATTGCCCCAGTTCTTCTACCTCGGCGAGTTCATCAAAGGCGATGTTGAAGTTGCGGCAGCCCATGCCTCAACCAAGAATATAGGGATCCGTTTCGAGTCGGTCAACAACGAAGAAACAGGAGTTTATGCCGATACCGACATGATCAAGACCGCGGTGCGCAATCTGATCAACAACGCTATCAAGTACAGTTACCGTGACAGCGAGATCACCATCTCGATTGAGCGGGAGGCTGACCGTGTGATCTGCAAAGTAGCCGATACCGGATGCGGTATCTGTGAGAAAGATCAGGCCAGGCTGCTGAACCCGGCTACCCATTTTACCACATATGGAACCGAAAATGAGTCGGGTTCGGGTCTCGGACTGTTGCTGACCGACACTTTCCTGAAGCTGAACAACGGCCTTCTCTTCTTTCATTCAAAACAGGGCGAGGGTTCCACCTTCGGGTTCTCATTGCCGGCACATACCGGCAAGTGA
- a CDS encoding hybrid sensor histidine kinase/response regulator, translated as MKTKGILHDKSQAVKLLEMMTDTLLMVKNDGTCVDMIVKTPDNPYVNRELTLLGRNLFEYFPTETVRELRPAMESVAHTGIASNANYDLPSPDRMYYFKCIIQKYDDDHLLLVYRDITQRSQMKLSLQLANERLKETGRAARISYWNYTPSTGKFYYYGYVGLLVNAGEEMEITLDQFLTNVYPDDREKLVSYLNDPETRHRTYDYRVVKDGRAYYMRTKILNRYHLRNGELIIDGYTQNIDDIVSNWDRLNMIITAVNNSYETIFAAKADGTLVFVNQLCRKMNHIPVDVDITGYKVYELMANFRGEEKWVQFLDSLRASNNTIKYTCRHPYAEFNVINTEYYSFVVQNEYGEDIIWFLGHDISEFTRYERRLKEAKERAEESDRLKSAFLSNMSHEIRTPLNAIVGFSAIMADIESREERRRFQEIIESNNKRLLMLINEVLDLSRIESGTLVFNFSAVSMNDLCREIINTYQLYAGRIRLELEIPDHDSTIRSDRNRLIQVLANLVDNAIKFTPNGTITIGYRVHGDWIELYVRDTGIGIPEDKLEKVFERFVKVDSFAQGTGLGLSICKTILERLGGNITVASRLGEGATFTCRIPLIIVDLEEQLFESRSESQLLNQPDEIKATILVAEDIDDNFELIHAMIGNRYRLLHARNGREAVEIFLSEQPSLILMDVRMPEMDGIEAMQEIRQRSPFYPPIVAVSAYMLDLDKELLLDKGCQDILGKPFDKELLLATIGKFL; from the coding sequence ATGAAAACAAAAGGAATATTGCATGATAAGAGCCAGGCAGTAAAACTGTTGGAGATGATGACCGACACCCTGCTGATGGTAAAGAATGACGGGACCTGTGTAGACATGATTGTCAAAACGCCCGACAACCCTTATGTAAACCGGGAGCTTACCTTGCTGGGAAGAAACCTGTTTGAATACTTCCCGACGGAGACCGTAAGGGAACTGCGACCTGCAATGGAGAGTGTTGCACATACCGGCATTGCCTCCAATGCGAATTATGACTTGCCATCGCCCGACAGAATGTACTACTTCAAATGCATCATCCAGAAGTATGACGACGACCACCTGTTGCTGGTATACCGCGATATTACACAGAGGAGCCAGATGAAGCTGAGCCTGCAACTGGCCAATGAGCGGCTCAAGGAGACAGGAAGAGCGGCAAGGATCAGTTATTGGAACTACACCCCGTCTACCGGCAAGTTTTACTATTACGGTTATGTGGGTTTGCTGGTCAATGCCGGGGAAGAGATGGAGATAACACTGGATCAGTTCCTGACCAATGTATATCCGGACGATCGGGAGAAGCTTGTAAGTTACCTGAATGATCCTGAAACCCGCCACCGAACCTACGATTACCGGGTGGTGAAGGATGGGCGGGCATATTACATGCGAACCAAGATATTGAACCGGTATCACCTGAGGAACGGGGAATTGATTATTGACGGCTATACCCAGAATATCGACGATATTGTCTCCAACTGGGACAGGCTCAATATGATCATCACGGCAGTAAACAACAGCTATGAGACCATCTTTGCCGCCAAGGCCGACGGGACACTGGTCTTTGTCAACCAACTCTGCCGCAAGATGAATCATATTCCCGTAGATGTTGATATTACCGGCTACAAGGTCTACGAGCTGATGGCCAACTTCAGGGGCGAGGAGAAGTGGGTGCAGTTTCTCGATTCACTGCGTGCGAGCAACAACACCATAAAATATACCTGCAGACACCCCTACGCGGAGTTTAACGTGATCAATACCGAGTACTACTCCTTTGTTGTACAGAACGAGTATGGCGAGGATATCATATGGTTTCTCGGTCACGACATCTCCGAGTTTACCCGCTATGAGAGGAGACTGAAAGAGGCAAAGGAGCGGGCGGAGGAGTCGGATCGGCTCAAATCTGCTTTCCTCTCCAATATGAGTCACGAGATCCGGACACCGCTGAATGCGATTGTGGGTTTCTCGGCAATCATGGCCGATATTGAATCGCGTGAGGAGCGGAGAAGGTTTCAGGAGATCATCGAATCTAACAACAAACGGCTGCTCATGCTGATCAACGAGGTGCTTGACCTCTCCCGGATCGAGTCGGGTACACTTGTCTTCAACTTCTCGGCTGTGAGCATGAATGACCTTTGCCGGGAGATCATCAACACCTATCAGCTCTACGCCGGAAGAATCAGGTTGGAGCTGGAGATTCCCGATCACGATTCCACCATCCGAAGCGACAGGAACCGTCTCATTCAGGTGTTGGCCAATCTGGTGGACAATGCAATCAAGTTTACCCCCAACGGAACCATTACTATAGGATACAGGGTGCATGGCGACTGGATTGAGCTCTATGTGAGGGACACCGGCATCGGTATTCCCGAAGATAAGCTGGAAAAGGTGTTCGAGCGGTTTGTGAAGGTGGACAGTTTTGCTCAGGGTACCGGCCTCGGGCTCTCCATCTGCAAGACGATACTGGAGCGGTTGGGCGGAAATATTACGGTCGCTTCCAGGCTTGGGGAGGGAGCAACCTTTACCTGTAGGATACCCCTGATTATTGTCGATTTGGAAGAGCAGCTCTTTGAGAGCCGGTCGGAAAGCCAGCTCTTGAATCAGCCCGACGAGATCAAGGCAACCATCCTGGTGGCAGAGGATATTGACGATAATTTTGAACTGATCCATGCGATGATTGGTAATAGGTATCGTCTGCTCCACGCAAGGAACGGGCGGGAAGCGGTAGAGATCTTCCTGTCGGAACAGCCCAGCCTGATACTGATGGATGTCAGGATGCCCGAGATGGACGGGATCGAGGCGATGCAAGAGATCCGGCAAAGATCGCCTTTCTACCCGCCCATCGTGGCAGTGAGCGCCTATATGTTGGATCTGGACAAGGAGTTGCTGCTGGATAAGGGTTGCCAGGATATACTTGGCAAACCTTTCGACAAGGAACTGCTTCTTGCCACCATTGGAAAGTTCTTATAG
- a CDS encoding glycosyltransferase family 2 protein: MALTSLFYFSLLLVFYTYIGYGILLWLLVQIRELFRPKRQSVVPGELPEVTLFIAAYNEEEMVEEKMANCLALDYPAERLRILWVTDGSTDLTNEKLKAYPGVEVHFQPERRGKTAAINRGMTFVKSPVVLFTDANTLINPAALKEMVKAFTDPKTGCVAGEKRIAVKEKDTASSGGEGAYWRYESLLKELDSRLYSTMGAAGELFAIRTHLFRELPVDTLLDDFVLSLQIAAEGYRIHYCKEAYAVESASLNMQEEEKRKVRIAAGGLQSVWRLRRLLNPFRHGWLTFQLLSHRVLRWTITPVALFLLLPMNLLLLLQRVEPAWFFQLTALLQVLFYLAAWLGSYLAHRAIKNKLLFIPYYFLFMNLNPFKGAVYLCRFNGNAAWEKAKRSSTNHPNHLK; this comes from the coding sequence ATGGCTTTAACATCACTCTTCTATTTCTCGCTTTTGCTGGTTTTCTACACCTATATCGGTTATGGCATTCTCCTCTGGTTGCTGGTCCAGATACGGGAGCTGTTCCGTCCGAAGCGCCAGTCAGTAGTGCCCGGTGAGTTGCCTGAAGTGACCCTCTTTATTGCCGCCTACAACGAGGAGGAGATGGTGGAGGAGAAGATGGCAAACTGCCTGGCGCTCGATTATCCGGCCGAGAGACTCAGGATACTCTGGGTGACCGACGGATCCACGGACCTGACCAACGAGAAACTAAAGGCATATCCCGGAGTGGAGGTTCATTTCCAGCCGGAGAGGAGAGGGAAGACCGCTGCGATCAACCGTGGGATGACCTTTGTAAAGAGTCCCGTTGTTCTCTTTACCGATGCCAATACCTTGATCAACCCTGCAGCACTGAAGGAGATGGTGAAAGCTTTCACTGATCCCAAAACTGGGTGTGTGGCCGGAGAGAAGCGGATTGCGGTAAAGGAGAAGGATACCGCCTCGTCGGGAGGGGAAGGTGCCTACTGGCGGTATGAGTCGCTGCTGAAAGAGCTCGATTCACGCTTATACTCCACCATGGGTGCTGCCGGGGAGCTGTTCGCCATCCGTACTCATCTCTTCAGGGAGCTACCGGTAGACACCCTGCTCGACGATTTTGTCCTGTCGTTGCAGATCGCAGCCGAGGGCTATCGCATCCATTATTGCAAGGAGGCTTATGCCGTGGAGTCAGCCTCCCTCAACATGCAGGAGGAGGAGAAGAGAAAGGTGCGGATTGCAGCTGGCGGGTTACAGTCGGTCTGGCGCCTGAGGAGGCTGCTCAATCCGTTCCGGCATGGATGGCTCACTTTTCAGCTTCTCTCTCACCGGGTGTTGCGTTGGACCATCACTCCGGTTGCCCTCTTTCTGCTCCTGCCGATGAATCTGCTCCTGCTCCTCCAGCGGGTTGAGCCGGCCTGGTTTTTTCAACTCACTGCGCTGCTGCAGGTACTATTCTATCTCGCCGCATGGCTGGGATCCTATCTCGCCCACCGGGCCATCAAAAATAAACTGCTGTTTATTCCATACTATTTTCTCTTTATGAATCTCAATCCTTTCAAGGGAGCGGTCTACCTGTGTAGATTCAATGGCAATGCGGCATGGGAGAAAGCGAAAAGGAGCAGCACCAACCACCCTAACCATCTCAAATGA